A genome region from Cucumis sativus cultivar 9930 chromosome 4, Cucumber_9930_V3, whole genome shotgun sequence includes the following:
- the LOC101214829 gene encoding heat stress transcription factor B-3 encodes MEDGVSNNNNNRNEEKKLGSWPPRTAENEIRMRKSTPAPFLMKTYRMVEDPATDDVISWNSDGTAFVVWQTAEFAKDVLPKLFKHSNFSSFVRQLNTYGFRKVRTTRWEFCNEKFQKGEKEKLCEIRRRKKWRNKRQHEVDEDQRSTSSNSSSSQYITLMDENKRLKKENGALSSELASMKNKCKGLFDLVATYENISKKEDEDVRPKLFGVRLEGERERKIKRGEEISETTTILLSQSCK; translated from the exons ATGGAGGATGGAgtgagtaataataataataatagaaatgagGAGAAGAAGTTGGGATCATGGCCGCCGCGGACAGCGGAGAATGAGATTAGAATGAGAAAGTCAACGCCGGCGCCGTTTCTGATGAAGACTTACCGGATGGTGGAGGATCCGGCGACGGACGACGTGATATCGTGGAACAGCGACGGCACGGCGTTTGTGGTTTGGCAGACGGCGGAATTTGCTAAAGATGTTTTGCCAAAGCTCTTTAAGCATTCCAATTTCTCTAGCTTTGTTCGCCAACTTAATACCTAT GGATTTCGGAAAGTGAGAACAACAAGGTGGGAGTTTTGCaatgagaaatttcaaaaGGGTGAAAAGGAAAAGCTTTGTGAAATAcgtagaagaaagaaatggaggAATAAGCGACAACACGAGGTAGATGAAGATCAAAGATCGACCTCATCAAACTCATCATCTTCACAGTACATTACTCTAATGGACGAGAACAAGAGgttgaagaaggaaaatggGGCCTTAAGCTCAGAACTTGCAAGCATGAAAAACAAATGCAAAGGGCTTTTTGATTTGGTGGCTACgtatgaaaatatttcaaagaaagaagatgaagatgtgAGGCCAAAGCTGTTTGGAGTAAGGTtggaaggagagagagagaggaagataAAAAGGGGAGAAGAGATTAGTGAAACTACAACTATTTTGCTATCTCAATCATGCAAATGA